A region from the Nocardioides exalbidus genome encodes:
- a CDS encoding glycosyltransferase family 2 protein — MSAPLFSIVTPVYEPPLKVFRETFASVVAQELPDWEWILVDDASPSPKVRDWIREQAATDPRIRLVERADNGHIVRATNDGVDAARGEFIAFVDHDDLLTPDALAVMARQVAAHDDVDYLYSDEDKADADGTLHSPFPKPDWSPERLRGQMYTSHLSVMRTSLVREVGGLREGYDGSQDHDLALRVSERARRVVHVPKVLYHWRAIAGSAAADIGAKPYATIAGQRAVQDQLDRLGIRGRVEQGAEPGRYVIQRELDPAVRVSIVIPTLGGSALVFGERRVLVEETVRTALALTDHDDVEVVVVHDTPTPPAVLDRLREIAGDKLVLVEFEKPFNFSEKCNVGALHATGERLVFLNDDVEVISERWLENLVGPLDEPDVGLTGAKLYFSDSSIQHACHGYWNKHYHHPFRFRTRQDPGPFGELAVNREVTGVTAACAAIRREVFLEIGGFTEALPSNFNDVDFCYKVAHHGYRTVWVANCELFHFESQTRDGTVQAWERHVVVRRWGVPDVDRFTPAALASPMLDPHRLLDMQLVESRPAPVRKRAGKQARA; from the coding sequence ATGAGCGCACCCCTCTTCTCGATCGTCACGCCCGTCTACGAGCCCCCGCTCAAGGTCTTCCGCGAGACCTTCGCGTCGGTCGTCGCCCAGGAGCTCCCCGACTGGGAGTGGATCCTCGTCGACGACGCGTCGCCGTCGCCGAAGGTGCGCGACTGGATCCGCGAGCAGGCCGCCACCGACCCCCGGATCCGCCTGGTCGAGCGCGCCGACAACGGCCACATCGTGCGCGCGACCAACGACGGCGTCGACGCTGCGCGCGGTGAGTTCATCGCCTTCGTCGACCACGACGACCTCCTCACCCCGGATGCCCTCGCGGTGATGGCACGCCAGGTCGCCGCCCACGACGACGTCGACTACCTCTACTCCGACGAGGACAAGGCCGACGCGGACGGCACCCTCCACTCGCCGTTCCCCAAGCCGGACTGGTCGCCCGAGCGGCTGCGGGGCCAGATGTACACCTCGCACCTGTCGGTGATGCGCACGTCGCTCGTCCGCGAGGTCGGCGGCCTCCGCGAGGGCTACGACGGCTCCCAGGACCACGACCTCGCCCTGCGGGTGAGCGAGCGCGCCCGTCGCGTCGTCCACGTGCCGAAGGTGCTCTACCACTGGCGCGCGATCGCCGGCTCCGCCGCCGCCGACATCGGCGCCAAGCCCTACGCCACGATCGCCGGGCAGCGCGCCGTGCAGGACCAGCTCGACCGCCTCGGCATCAGGGGACGGGTCGAGCAGGGCGCCGAGCCCGGCCGCTACGTGATCCAGCGCGAGCTGGACCCCGCCGTCCGCGTCTCGATCGTGATCCCGACGCTGGGAGGGTCCGCGCTGGTGTTCGGCGAGCGTCGCGTGCTGGTGGAGGAGACGGTCCGCACGGCCCTGGCGCTGACCGACCACGACGACGTCGAGGTGGTCGTCGTGCACGACACCCCGACGCCCCCCGCGGTGCTCGACCGGCTGCGCGAGATCGCCGGGGACAAGCTCGTGCTGGTCGAGTTCGAGAAGCCGTTCAACTTCTCGGAGAAGTGCAACGTCGGCGCGCTCCACGCGACGGGGGAGCGGCTGGTCTTCCTCAACGACGACGTCGAGGTGATCAGCGAGCGCTGGCTCGAGAACCTCGTCGGCCCGCTCGACGAGCCAGACGTGGGCCTCACCGGCGCCAAGCTCTACTTCAGCGACAGCTCGATCCAGCACGCCTGCCACGGCTACTGGAACAAGCACTACCACCACCCGTTCCGATTCCGGACCCGCCAGGACCCCGGTCCCTTCGGCGAGCTGGCGGTCAACCGCGAGGTCACCGGTGTCACCGCCGCCTGCGCCGCCATCCGGCGTGAGGTGTTCCTCGAGATCGGCGGTTTCACCGAGGCGCTGCCGTCGAACTTCAACGACGTCGACTTCTGCTACAAGGTCGCCCACCACGGCTACCGCACGGTCTGGGTCGCCAACTGCGAGCTCTTCCACTTCGAGTCGCAGACGCGCGACGGCACCGTGCAGGCATGGGAGCGCCACGTCGTCGTACGCCGCTGGGGCGTGCCCGACGTCGACCGCTTCACCCCGGCCGCGCTGGCCTCGCCGATGCTCGACCCGCACCGGCTGCTCGACATGCAGCTGGTCGAGTCCAGGCCGGCGCCGGTCCGCAAGCGCGCCGGCAAGCAGGCCCGCGCGTAG
- a CDS encoding acyltransferase family protein translates to MGGHPELSATSTEQVVGTQIRRDIQALRAVAVSMVIVYHFWPTVLPGGFVGVDVFFVISGYLITSHLVRHPPTSVRGFTEFWSRRVVRLIPAAAAAMLGTLALVLLTQSGAEWLLAAKHAAASMLYVENWLLIRDATDYLRADAEPSPFQHFWSLSVEEQFYLVWPFLIGVAVLATRRRPALRLRAMLAVVVLAAVASFGYGLHLTWSNPPAAYFASPARMWELAIGGALALVHALRPGRGPENVRAALSWAGFCGLALSCVLITGSTPFPGWAALLPTVATLALLHAGDPDGRFTLRRLMHARPVQLVGDVSYAAYLWHWPLVLLVPPALASGTAAETAVKLALLPVLAVVSWISTVHLENPLRRVRRGGSLRLRAVVCLVPSTVLVLGAAFALHTVVVQRNDAVQARIDALTAGVRAQPCVGAAAMEKGADCDPDAPMVTTPEFARTDIPTTIQAGKCLNWPPFGDLVSCSFGDLERPELKVAVLGNSHAGHLVPALEAIAKEEHWQVDTYAVGVCQPTTEPVPVPDPVNGVSTEQILRDCERLTQEEFDGITSGDYSLVVASTMDLEPSHEVPATNVYASTLETLTDAGIPVLVVRDTPAPLDFSQDTPTCLGVNASDPSLCDGTPATWIRQDPLTSAAEESDSPLVHRVDLNRFVCTRTVCPAVIGGIIVYADFNHFTSSFSRTLAPYLGRAMLKAMSAS, encoded by the coding sequence GTGGGGGGTCATCCAGAGCTGTCGGCGACCTCCACCGAGCAGGTCGTCGGCACGCAGATCCGGCGCGACATCCAGGCCCTCCGCGCCGTGGCCGTGTCGATGGTCATCGTCTACCACTTCTGGCCGACCGTCCTCCCGGGCGGCTTCGTCGGCGTCGACGTCTTCTTCGTCATCTCCGGCTACCTCATCACCAGCCACCTCGTGCGTCACCCGCCGACGAGCGTCCGCGGCTTCACCGAGTTCTGGTCCCGTCGCGTCGTCCGCCTCATCCCGGCGGCCGCCGCGGCGATGCTCGGCACCCTGGCCCTGGTGCTGCTCACCCAGTCCGGCGCCGAGTGGCTGCTCGCCGCGAAGCACGCGGCGGCGTCGATGCTCTACGTCGAGAACTGGCTGCTGATCCGCGACGCCACGGACTACCTCCGCGCCGACGCCGAGCCGTCGCCGTTCCAGCACTTCTGGTCGCTGTCGGTCGAGGAGCAGTTCTACCTCGTCTGGCCCTTCCTCATCGGCGTCGCCGTGCTCGCCACCCGGCGTCGCCCCGCGCTGCGCCTCCGCGCGATGCTGGCCGTCGTCGTGCTGGCTGCCGTCGCGAGCTTCGGCTACGGCCTCCACCTCACGTGGTCCAACCCGCCGGCGGCCTACTTCGCCAGCCCGGCCCGGATGTGGGAGCTCGCGATCGGTGGGGCCCTCGCGCTGGTCCACGCGCTGCGCCCGGGCCGGGGGCCGGAGAACGTCCGGGCGGCGCTGTCGTGGGCGGGGTTCTGCGGGCTCGCGCTGAGCTGCGTGCTGATCACCGGTAGCACGCCGTTCCCCGGCTGGGCCGCCCTGCTGCCGACGGTGGCCACGCTCGCGCTGCTGCACGCCGGCGACCCCGACGGCCGGTTCACGCTGCGCCGGCTGATGCACGCGCGGCCCGTCCAGCTCGTCGGCGACGTGTCCTACGCGGCGTACCTCTGGCACTGGCCCCTCGTCCTGCTCGTGCCACCCGCCCTGGCCTCCGGCACGGCCGCGGAGACCGCGGTGAAGCTGGCTCTCCTGCCCGTGCTGGCCGTGGTGTCGTGGATCAGCACGGTCCACCTCGAGAACCCGCTCCGCCGCGTACGACGTGGCGGCTCCCTGCGGCTGCGCGCCGTGGTCTGCCTGGTGCCGAGCACCGTGCTCGTCCTCGGGGCGGCGTTCGCGCTGCACACCGTGGTGGTGCAGCGCAACGACGCCGTGCAGGCGCGGATCGACGCCCTGACGGCCGGCGTCCGCGCCCAGCCGTGCGTGGGCGCCGCCGCGATGGAGAAGGGTGCCGACTGCGACCCGGACGCCCCGATGGTCACGACCCCCGAGTTCGCCCGGACCGACATCCCGACGACGATCCAGGCCGGCAAGTGCCTCAACTGGCCGCCGTTCGGCGACCTGGTCTCGTGCAGCTTCGGCGACCTGGAGCGGCCGGAGCTGAAGGTCGCGGTCCTCGGCAACTCCCACGCCGGCCACCTCGTCCCGGCGCTGGAGGCGATCGCGAAGGAGGAGCACTGGCAGGTCGACACCTACGCGGTCGGCGTGTGCCAGCCGACGACCGAGCCGGTGCCCGTGCCCGACCCGGTCAACGGCGTCTCCACCGAGCAGATCCTCCGGGACTGCGAGCGCCTCACCCAGGAGGAGTTCGACGGCATCACGAGCGGCGACTACTCCCTCGTCGTGGCCTCGACGATGGACCTCGAGCCGTCGCACGAGGTGCCGGCCACCAACGTCTACGCGAGCACCCTGGAGACGCTCACCGACGCCGGCATCCCTGTGCTCGTGGTGCGCGACACCCCGGCGCCGCTCGACTTCTCGCAGGACACCCCGACCTGCCTCGGCGTCAACGCCTCCGACCCGAGCCTGTGCGACGGCACGCCCGCCACGTGGATCCGGCAGGACCCCCTGACCTCGGCGGCCGAGGAGAGCGACTCACCGCTCGTGCACCGGGTCGACCTGAACCGGTTCGTGTGCACGAGGACGGTGTGCCCGGCCGTCATCGGCGGGATCATCGTCTACGCCGACTTCAACCACTTCACCAGCTCGTTCTCCCGCACGCTCGCGCCCTACCTCGGGCGCGCGATGCTCAAGGCGATGTCCGCGTCCTGA